The genomic region AATATTAATTTTCTCTCCTCAGAAAACCTGTTTGTCTTCTGGTAGTAACCTTGCTTCTGTCACCGACCATGAGGAGTACATTTTTATACAGAGCTTGATCCGACGCCTGACTCATAATTCTCCAAGAACCTGGTTAGGAGGCAATGATGGAGTTTctgtatgtattattttattcatgttgCTTGTGCTATTGGGTAGTTTATATagataaaaacacagaaaaaaaagcaaaatttacacccaaaattctcattattaATGTGTCTGGAGACATTTTACTTTTGAtgttttcttttgcttctttATTCTCAATAGTGACACTCATTATATTCccattaatatactgtaatacaatgatttttttattttatttcaatctgcataaattaaagtctaaacttccaaaatacaaTTATGATATAGAAATACTTCACAATAATATCAACctatcatttttttttcacattgcaatAATAAGAATTGAGGGGAGAAAGTGCTTAATTGACATAAAGGAttatgtagggccctatgaaaaccgttttattatttTCCAAATTCCATAATAGACAATTTAAtccaattttattgttaaaagtGTGTCTAAACAAGTGACTTACCTTtaactttaattaaatgaaaatgcaacaCAACAGTGAAgttttgtcaaatgaagtgctgcacaacagagcatcacgtattgcttaaatataatatttattattgttattattattattatcatcatcatcatcatcatcatcatcatcattactattattacagtgaatattgcaTAAGCATACAGTAGTGAAATATGTctgttatttttccatttaaatcaagcttttattttggtgtaaaACTGAGTGTACCTCTAACAGTTTCTGAGCATCTTTGAAGGTAGCTTCTCATGAAGAGTGGCTTGTACCACACAGCACAAGCAGACCATGtattcacttaaagggatagttcacccaaaaatgaaaattctctcatcatttactcaccctcatgccatcccagatgtgtatgactttcttctgctgaacacaaatgaagattttttttttaagaatatctcagctctgtaggtgtattcaatgcaagtgaatagtgatcagaactttgaagctcaaaaaagcacataagggcagcataatttaagtccttttttactttaaatctccactttcacttccacattcttgttttgtttttggcaatttacattcttcgtgcatatcgccacctactgggcagggaggagaattaaaagtaaaaaaaaaaaagacttaaatactgatctgttttctcaaccacacctatcattctgaagacatggattaagcatTGGAACATTGAAgaaagcaatgtgctgaaacgtCTGCTCCCTTTTTGGTCTGGCTTTTAACTCACTTTGCACAATTTCTTTAGGATGCAAATTTAATAAAGTTATATCTTTTTGCTAGACCCTTTTTAGTCTGTTTTGCAATTCAGTGTGCAGttagcaacttttgatttttgaagacatggattaaaccactggaatcttatgaattacttttatgctgcctttatgtgctatttggccttcagagatctggtcaccattcacaatgGCAGTGCACTGCATCTTATCCAATGTTTGTTAgaacgctaattctaagtgcaatttttgtaccagcacaagtgggcatgggtgggagtgtttgcgctatctgtgggtgtatgtgtgcaaactgtgggtgtgttGAATGTTAATGAAGCAGTGCAAATCatagtttgctattttcctgagaaaaaggtCTTTAAACAgacgtctgagaaccacgtctaatctcggcgcaaagtctaaactaagttcctgcatttgcagtttggggattccaccagcggATGATATTAAAGACCTATCAACTACTTTtattactagccatgatttgtgtgtcagtaaatcAATGATTAATTGTACTtacattctttataatttaacGCAGCCTATGTCCAATTAGTCCTGATGACAtgcaccacattttccatgcgtataaggAGTGAATCACTGTCAGAGAAATATGCCTTACGTTTCAACAAGGATGTAATTAATACGCAAAAGAATGTAAGGCACAATGGTACATTTATCTATTCTtctaatgcattgcatacagcccatctACACTGCCAAGTTCTTATGAATGGGCTCTTTTTATTTATATCAacgttgcttgacagggaatggaatacatAATGGAACACACACAGTGCAAtagcaataaccggagaagaacttcaaagtttaattgcacctgTCCTACAAATAATGACACAAAGCAAAATCAACTTTGTCTCACTGAATGAATGTTTctctatttacatttttacaaactgacttttacatgccgctttctacgtttcactgcagtttcctggtgaaatgaacactagaggcactacaacaactgtttgggttaatcattgtcacacaaatcacgagtacagaCGCCGTGGTTCGAGTTCACCTAAAGACACTCGAaagtgaaagtgccatagaagcgacacaaaaagtgtcttttgttattatttctaatatgcattttaaaacattatcggTTGAGTTAAGTGTTggttaaggtaaggatgtctgttttgtaaaACTTTCTTTTATCTTTCCagacactactggttaggtttagggtaaagctTTAGGTCAGGGAGATATGTTTTAGTTTTAAAACcttcatctaaaattcaccttaaaaaccttgtccaattacaacctcattttgctcatttttggcaccccccactggacatttaacttgaaatctgcagccaaatgtgtaatgaagcgcGTTATTTCAGTTTTACAAAAATTTTGCAATGATCAAGtacatttcatgagaccaggctggcatTTTCTTTCAATTGATTTTGGGGTGCTCTTATGTGTTTTTGATCCTCAGAGTAAGTTTAGTACACCTGTGGGCATGAACATGTATTAGAGATACACCATGAAAGCCTGTGATCCTAAATGCTTTTATATTCACAGGAGAACTCATGGCTTTGGAGTAATGGTAAACAAATGACTTTCAAACTTTGGGCCCCTGGAGAACCCAGTAATTCTAGAGGTCATGAGCACTGCCTTGAGATGAACTTTGGAGGTAACTATATTGAAGTtgaaattatacaattaaattgtatttaaaactgTAATAGtatgggttgaaaaataagagggcttggtgacatcagtcAAAAAGGAAGTTTATTTCAGAGGcagttattttgattaaatattatctttggaataatgtgcatgtattgttattttattgttaACCGGAAAACAATGTGTATTAAGATACAGTAGTAGAgtgaattttgattttatgttgactttaaagtcaTACTAGACTTAATATAACAACCCTGAGGTGTTACTTTGGCAATTTATACCGATGTGACATAAAACAAGCCTGGTCATGATTTATTTGAGTTGGGATTTGGGAGTGTTGTCATCATACATCTAGacattatatattacatttctgCATTCACATTCTTATGTAATTATAAGCATCATGAAGCTTTACAATATttacatgattaaaaaaatattttctttcttttatcagAGACAAAGAACTGGAATGATTTGAACTGTTCTAACAAGAGGCCTTTTGTGTGTGGCATAAACTGAACATCAGCCTCACCTTTTGTCTCACTTTAAATGTTAGACCATTTAAATGTTAACTGTTCAGAGGAGCTCAATATATGTGAAGCAAATcacataaagtttttttttttcttcttcttcttctgagaaTCTGTCTTGCAGCACAAATAAGACAGGTAGGCTTGTTGCTTCAACCTGCAAGTAAGATCGCCAAATATCTCATGGCTATCTATCAAGCAGTGGTAGCAGTGTCACagcaaacagaaaaaacaaaaaacacattcttaagtatttttgtcttgtttcccagtaaaaatatctaaatattcttaaaacttacaaaattgcataagatattttgtcttgttttcaaataAATCTAACTATATTTAATGAagtttgtgcttaaaacaagaaaaaactatttgccaatagggtaagaaacatatatatatatatattaaaaggcagtttatttttctaaccccattgccatttttttcttcttgttttaagcataaagtttactaaatttaatcagatttctctgaaaacaagactttataTAATGCTTAATCTAACTATATgtaattttgcttgtcaagtaaattgatcatgttttatgaatatttcaatatttttactggaaaacaaggcaaaaatattaattaatgtgCAGTGTAAATGTGACATGTTCTTCCATACTTCATCAAAAATTACTTTACATGCAGTTTTGCTTCATACTTCattttaattgagagactacatggaatatttacactttaaaaaaaaaatctttgtcataaagcagcagcataatttaaattaactgCAGAAAAGCTTAAAGGTGATTGAACATGCTGAATATCAAATATACTTACACTTTCACTTACACGTTCCTAGAATTTTACCTCAAATCTTTGCTGaaaaaaagttaatgtccaaGTATTTTTGCCATGTAAATACTAccacatttatataaatattacataaaaatcAGTGTTTGAAGTTGCAAATAAAATATTTGCCAGTGTTAAACCGAAATAGactttattcacgctagcgccatctttgatttttaatgggaatgacaacgtggctgtgagggatagactcacagtctcttcagtggcacgaacggtataaagctgtataaagctcctagataacatatgattttccacaactcaaaGATGGCGATAGCATGAATaatgtcagagattatttagcagagattttagcagagatgggccacttttattaaaatgaattggagaaattggaacgttCAACCAAGGAGCACTGagcgcccaacagtcaacggatgaagaaaggaagtcacttCTGacaccagcttagctgggatatgcaaaagaaaaaaaaaaaaaatttcactgtatatgtgcaaatgtataatgtgtgacaaaaataaaggcttctaggCTTCTTCTAGATACAGacattacctgtcaatcaacttttgaacgtgcatgcgcattagctatacaagctgggaaatttGCATTTTTCAGCGTAATGTGAGGAAAAGAATCTCAATTAATGATTCCAATATTGtccaattttattgctgatttgaaatatgttctttaattgtaatcttga from Myxocyprinus asiaticus isolate MX2 ecotype Aquarium Trade chromosome 5, UBuf_Myxa_2, whole genome shotgun sequence harbors:
- the LOC127441554 gene encoding ladderlectin-like, which translates into the protein MAVWNVYLSLCLLFALSGAEEIQHRRAARHICRNCPAEWSEYKCRCFKFFNTPVTWIEAEKTCLSSGSNLASVTDHEEYIFIQSLIRRLTHNSPRTWLGGNDGVSENSWLWSNGKQMTFKLWAPGEPSNSRGHEHCLEMNFGETKNWNDLNCSNKRPFVCGIN